The nucleotide sequence GTGTATTAACGCTATCGAGAAGTAAGTATCACGGTTGGATCATGACGAGGACAATCTAGCTTGGTAAGTCTTTAAAAGCAAGGAGATTAAGCCTTGAGAATACAAGACTGACACAATCTCTGATAGACTCATTTAGGCCTCATTTGGGGTACGGAATTGGAGGAACATAGTGGCGCCTAAGAGACTCGTGTTCTTGTGGGTCTTGAATCAGGCCAAGACTTATAATAGTTTGTAATACCGATTAAATAAGCAGGTATGCCAAGTGTATCAAGTGTAGACTTCAGAGTACAAGACCTATATTAACTCTATacacactaggggaaagtattctccctttaaacgctcatgccttcaaataatgtggcttttttaatttttcctaagagacttacacataattatcaataaattgataataatctaactaatatttaatagaaaaatgtaagtctcttataaaaataaaagaagttacattattcgaagatatGAACATGCGAAGACTCTCCCCTAAAGGGATCATTATCCACTGAAGAAACTGTCGACTTAAATCCAAGCAGTGTAgacataaaatcagtgtttacaactaccccatggcTGCTACTGCCCCAATTTACCCTAAGTCGAATAACCCGCTGTTTTTTTGGATTTCCAGGAAGTTTCACTTCCTTTTAGAGAGCGTGAACAGCCCTCTCGCTAAGCGTTAACTCTACAGAAAAAACGCTAGGTTTCTGcaacaaaattgtaaaaaattgaaaattcgattttgtaaaatcaaatttatcaaAGATTACACAGTCAGTGAATAAACATTTCAGGCTGGTAAAAAATGCTGATACGGCGGCAGACGCAGGGTCAGGGGACAGCAGGAGGGGATGTAgagtttgaataaaaattatttaagaaaagaTTGACCATTGGAAAAGCCTTCTAAGTCATAATTGAGGGGCTTCAAGCTCAGGGCAGACCTGAATTAAAGCCTATGGGAGTTACATAATGTTCacttatacactgagagaaatccgaaaaagttaaaataacattccggaaatgtttattttaccctgcagtattgatacgaaatcggtgtaaatattatgctttttaggcgtattaggggttaaagttaccctttttcatgttaattttaccctttaaaaggtataaaattaacattaaaaagtgttgatatatttttacaacgaAGTGGTTAAACTGACGTGAAGATAATATGAAGGCAGGACAcgaatgtcccttccggaagcgtcagtggaaaaatgattttcaactcAGAGAAAAAATCTTCTCAGTTTCCCATAGCTTTCGGCGTACTgcacgccttcctcagtggtcgctGAATACAATTTGGATCTCTGAATTACGTTAAAGATGGAAAAAGAACACCAAAAATGAATAGGGGGTGAGAGAGCTGATACAGATTCATGTGTATCAGCTCTCTCACCCCCTATTCATTTTTGGTGTTCTTTTTCCATCTTTAACGTAATTCAGAGATCCAAATTGTATTCagcgaccactgaggaaggcgtgcAGTACGCCGAAAGCTATGGGAAACTGAGAAGATTTTTTCTCTgagttgaaaatcatttttccactgacgcttccggaagggacattcgtgtcctgccttcatatatttttacacttaaaaagtgttaaagttatgaggaaaaaaagataatcgcacccccatttttttctcagtgtagtttcACTTTGCAACCACTAAAACGGTGACCGGATTTTTATGTTGCTTGTGACCCGATGACCTTTGGATTGAAAGTTAGATGCGGGGAcagttgaaacatttttttgctgTGCCTGCAGTAATACACTTGATCATTTTGACAATCTCCTTTTGCTAGATTTATAAGGCTAAAAATGCTGGACATATCCCTTGTACTCGCCTTTATTATTTCCTAGTAGAGGAgatcggggtagaattagtcagagGTAGAATTAGATAGTGAGGTGTTATAACATTCCCTTAGAAATGAATTTTGAGTAAATTACTATTCCGAGGATTCCGAGTAATTGACTCCCTCCCtattcattcaaaaatttttcaatctaattcaaccatttttttttataaattataggcaaagaaaaattttatttgatagcTAATTCTGCCCGGGCCTCCCTTACAGCTATTATAAGGGGATTCATGGTCATTCTAATCATTTTATCATTCATGGTTTGTCGGATGCGACTTGCGATCCTTCCTTCAGATCCGTGCCCTTGTTTACTTGCACCGCCTGATATCGACGGGATCCCCGGAATACCTGACTTCCTTTTTGATGAGGGGGGGTTCGGCAAGGATTCAGGGGGTTCATTGTGCCAAGGGCGGAGCAGGACAACTTTTATAAAACGTTATTCGTCAGGGGACTTTCATTATATGTATAACTCTCTTCCCCGTGAGGCTCGTACGACACCACGGGGAATACAGAGACACTTCCAGATTGGGCTTGAccagtgacattttttttcttccttaatTCTTTGCTtttctatcttttcttttacCCTTCTTTCTTctttatcttttaaaattttattatcttttGCATATTTGCTTGCCGCGCATTTGTAAGAGGGTTGTACCCTTGTttgtagtgttttttttttaaataaattgaaaatcgaaaaattataacaataaATGGGGgaacaacgttccatagaggaacagGCCTTCCCGtaaggggagttcggaacatccaatattatttttcctcataaaGGGTTAAGATTGTCAGTACCATgccccatggaatcaagtgcagtgaagctcactggatgcaattcgaacatctttaacgccagaaaaactcctggtgacctaaagggaaatCGAaccgaacccgggacacttgcatcttAGAGCGAGTGCCctatcacttgacccattgagtgccctattCATGGTCATAAGGATAAAGGTAAAATATCTCGTGCACAAATATTCAAGGTTATTGTGAAGTGATTCATCGAATCTGTACTGCAAAgaaaaattcagcagaaaatgaGGGAAAGGAATAGATATGAACAAGGTGTATTCGCATatccttaattaaaaaaagggaCTAGGTAGTCCGGAAAGTGAAGTAAAACTATGCTTCTGATGCAATATTcttccataaaaaaaacttgggcacttgaagatatttttttcatttgtaaGAGATTAATGGGAAAAAAGTTGATCAAACCCTACAAGACTTTTTAAGAATTTGTGAAATCTTGTAATGTGAAATGTTCTCAAAGTCGTTCATGAAATTGATTATAGAGCCCATGTTGCCTAATTAAATCCTGAATCCCAAATGCTCCTCAGAAAgcttaaaataaagaaattttacagCAGTAAAATCAGGATTTCTCCATTTTGAACCAATCCGCCAACTGTATCAAACTGCcctgctttcccctatataaatcTCCACTGATATCTTCAAAGCtagttgttttaatttttgttaacaTGTAAATAGAATAatattaacaatttattttattaaattaatacaatttCACAATTGGTAATATATTTCATATccagtattttttcttttaattttcttaatgcaaaaaaaataggatAGTAAAGTAGTTAAACAATAATTCCCCTTCTCTTTTCTCATCAATTTTATtcatcataaaaaaaactagttaatttatttttgcactaaataaattttccatgcaAAATCAAATTGTCTTGTTTAGCAAGACAACTtcttgtaaattaaatttttgaggtcTCTCTCTCTTGTCACCACCTCTTAAGCATGCACAGTAGCAATTTGCTAGAAAAATTGGTTCATTTTCAACTCTAAATACTAccagtttacaaaaaaaaaagaaaattggtgTTGAATTGCATCATTTCTAATAAATGCTGGTCAATGTAACTAAATAAGAACTGACTGACTACAGTCAAATAAATTcacatatctttttttttcttgttgcaacagagaaataataattatttataaaacatcaattttatttatagacAAAAGAAATACTTGCTGTGTTCCCTTTCAAACATCCTGAACCATCATCTTCTGGCCAAATTTACTCGTCACCTCTGACTTATTGACCTTGTCTGGTTCATTGAAGACAAATTTATCTTGAACGGCCGCAACATCGAGATCTGTGGTGATTTTATCAAAACCAGCCATCACTGAGACAGGACTTCGTGCCTCTCTGATCCCCAGCAAATCTCCCATGTAAATCTTCTGCCCACTATCTTCCCCTTTTCGCCCACCCGGTTGCCACGTTGAATCATCCAAATCCAATTCAGCATAAAATCGTGCCTTCTTCGCTGCCGGTGACATCGTCTCATCATCAAAAACAGATGGTGGTAATTCTCCAACTGTAGACGTTACTAAATCATCAAAATTAACATCTTCATCGACAAGGGCATCCCCTACAAACTGATCTTTGCTGTCAAACAGGAGATTCCTGTTGCGATTTTGCTCAGTGACACTCTCCTGAATCGCCTCAGCCAACTCTGTCTCCTTGATACTCTTGCCCAATTTGAGATTAGGCGCCGCTATTAAGGCCATACTGAGCAGGAGAACCATGAGGCACGTAGCTGGTTGAGCGGTATTTGTTCCCTTGGACAGTAGTGCCTGCAACTTCTTCATCTGACTCGTGAGATTGGCATTCTGACTCTGAAGCATTTTAATGCGCTTCATCAATGTCTGATTCTCTTCAGTGCACTGTTTTACTCTGGAACAaagattagaaaatattttttttgaagattaaCCCTACGGTCGAATATAAGAATATGATTTAAAATCGGAGGTagtaacttaaaaaaattatgggactcacaaaaagcaaatttaaatatttcttggaTCAAACCCAAGAATAGATAAAATTCGtaaatataaacaaattttgtaaaaaaaaatttcaataaattaatcacTACAAATTGGAAAaccaataggggaaactggggcaccaccaaacacggggtaccaccaaacactgcgattttttaatcagatattcgacttcagaggacaaaacttacagaaatttataggcattacagggatgcttgtccactgaagaaatggtcgagatagtccaaatagtttagaaataaaaattagtgtttggtggtaccccgtgtttggtggtgccccagtttcccctaaatggtTAATATGGTTTATACTAATTTAACTTTGACAGCCTCAAAATATTGGGTGACTGCATAAGTTCGTGCCCGATTTTCaatgataggggagactggggcaaaaaggtcacaaatcgaaaaattcaatatcttccaaggtaaaaaagatagcggctcaaattttttctatagatagcctccatagaccttcttcaatgtcgtaagtttcttagaattcgaacaagaaatttagaaaataaaaaatatcgaaatctttagtcctatttttgaaatattttccttgcaattccttacaattattacctacttattttccaaaattgatgcactggtgaatattttctaaataatttggattttttgaatacgaatccgctatctattttagaatttcacaaaagttcttttctccacaaatccttttattaaaaatggccacttggggtaaaaagtaacaaaaagtatagagcaaaaagtaacaaaaagcgaagcaatttgtgatgtctcacggcgaaaagaaacgtcattatcatatctcgccgcttgttgtttgcattggtcaaacgatttgcagtcttttgtgtgtttttttttctaaaatagcttggaaagcgctttcctcgttttctcacttttctctcagagaaaacggtgttttacaaaagtgtagatgaataaattttctatgaaaatatgtcctctcggtattttttttaaatttacggaagctcgtaatgaagcgaaacaaaatatgataataccctaTGTATGGtacaatttgccccagcatttttgagtatggttacaaaattaccttttagaaatcggatcgataaacatatttccttacaaaatagagtaatattactttcacaagttgtagagcggtaaatttcctataaaactgcgctaattagaaatttttgaagcgctcaagtaacttgtaaaaaaataaaatatccgttttgtgactttttgccccagtctccattactcaaaaattaaaatttagagtgtgctaaatttcgatatacagtagactctcacaaattcggctcttttaagatcgggcaactttttaattcgggcagcggttacatttgaaaaaagtttgttgtcatttttcaagtttgattatgattatcaaatgaatcaaatatgctcaaatttggcatggtttgtcttagttttgatgtgtttttgcattattgagggattttcatgcaatttacgttatgagtgtgtaaactcaatatgttaaaaattcgttcaataaaaattcgttccatttcaaaaagtttgtcgcccgaatttcactctaattcgggtgacatttcgatcccaaatgcccgaatttgagagagtgtgTCTACtgtatgcaagtttgcctaccaatgggagtcaatttatgaaatcatttttgaaatacacctgaatgtatactatgtggcgacgcgggaaatttgaaaacactgtgcttctttttcagaataaaactttaatttcttttattaaggtatttttttttaaatactccaaacatttattgaagaactctgtcctaagttaatgcattttaaattaaacagttgaattttttgttttaactacttttactccgcgcaaaattcgttctacggccgatttattcaaaagaaagcccttacgggtatgcaaattttctcgatgcgtaatgccatttcgcacgttttttttcggtcccgaaaatgtgcataatcccgggactgagtgtaagtCATGGTCTGAAGAGATCGGGTTGTGCCTAAGCCCGAAAATTTGGGTTTAGGTAGTGTTTTGTCATGTTTTAGATAGAGATAATTTTGtacataaatgttttaaaaCGCACTTTATTATGTTTCTGATAAATAGCATTTGACAACCCGCCAGATTAAAATGTTGTCAGAATGTAAGCACTAAGTCTGTATTTAGTCACTAAAAAATCCATCTTAAGTAAGGAACAGGCATGAATCTCAGGTTTGATGCCGGCCTTACTATATATAGGTCTTATTCTTCCTCAtggtcttctttttctctttatccagttaaaacatgtaaaaatcccaaaattcaGAATTATATTCTGTTCGGAAATACCCGACTATACCCTACTTTAGTAGAATGTAGCAACATTAGTaggttttcaaaatctaatggtcATCTgcctttaatatccaatcctaaatcaatttttttctcaaaatgtttgaTAAGAAATTTCAGAAGTTAACTGACTCtacaatttcttatcagtcaaaaattttggtaaaatttaacTTGGGATTGAAATTGGATATTGACGGCAAATAATCtattaaactttgaaaaatatttaaaattgcatgATATTAGGATGgtcaagatatttttgaaaaatattgactaGGATTAATTATTAAAAGCAAATGATCTATAAGATTCTGAAAAGCCAATAAAATTctttgctatttaggattttgagacctttcgGAACTGGGCTAATCCTTTTGTCTGAAGACAAATTTAATCCCgaataagaataattttttaaagtttaatttagATCAAATCTTCAAAGTTTGTTTAAGATTAGACCGGTATATTCTTGtttttaaacaataaatatactcttcaaaaattttatctttGAAGTTAATGTTTTGATCGGGAACCAACTTGTGCAGTCACCCATAATAACCAAAAAGACAATTTATTAAGTAAATGTTATaagattatttttgaaaagaatttaaaagttaaaaaatatagtGTAGGTCCCAAATTGGCTTTCAGATTTCAAATTATGTAATGAGCTTTTTGCTATTTGGTGCCTAACTTTAAAGAAtttattataaacattttataGGTTGCTGAAAATTATGTAATTACTTAATTTTGTAttcaagaaaaaagaaattgagggaaaaaagtaatttttaaaatattttccaatattcatttaaaataaaaaaatcacacaaggaaatttaaaaaaaaggaaaaattttctaaaaaaaatctgcctACCTCTCTTCCAGTCCATCCACATATTCCTTCTTGCGTTTCCTGGAATCCTGTGCTGAGATCTTATTTCTGATTTTCCTTCTTATCCTTTTTAATTCACGTTCTTCGTGCTTTGTCAGAGGATAATTTGTGGGCAGGGTGATACCCTCCTTGGCCAGCAAACGCTTCTCCTCAGCCGTCAGAATCAATTTATTGCCAGCAACATTGGATTCTGTACAGGCATCTGTGTCATCTTCATCCAAATCCTCCTCCTTTACTGCACTGTTGGACACCAAGGGTTTGTAGAGAATCTCATCCCAAGCTACACTTTCGCCATCTGACGTATGATCTGACATGGAATCATCCAGCAATTGTTCCTTCGGTACCATCACATTCTTTGGCACGAGTCCCTGTTTTGACTGCTGCAGCAAATTTGCTGCTGCCTGTTTGATAATCAACGGATGACTTGTCTTACTACCATTCGGATTTATAATCTTTATCGTCCTCACATCCTTCACATTCTGCAGTGTTACGGGAAGGAGAATTGATCTGGCATTTCCTGTGCCATTTTGCACACGAACCAACTTCTTCAGATTCCCCACATTTGTCAGATGATCTCTATTGATGATTACTGGAGATTTTGTAAGTTGGGATTTTTGCAATTGAATGGTAACTTTCTTTCCCTGTGTCACATTACTGCCCTGTGTTCCCACAATATTCACATTATTGTTCCCATTCATTGGAGCCATTCTGTACAGTTTCACCTCTTTTGGAGCCActtcaaatttctttttctttccctcCACATTTGTTGCCTGAACTTTTTCTTCCGTTGTCCGGGTTCTCTTCATGCCCTGACACACATCCTTCCTCACAACGCGCAAGCTCTGTTGGACAGGAGAATTTTGACCACCGCGTTCACTCACTGATGGTCCAGGAGATGACATAGCCGGACTTAGAGGCTCATATTCTGGACTCATTTCTCTGCAAGAGATATAAGGATCCAATAACGAAAAACTGCTTGATCCTagtatttgaaaaatcaatccggaagaaaattgtgaaatatcgGAAATATATCAACCTTGTTACTCATTGCCATCTGACATAGTTTTTATCAAATACTCTACGTTACTTCATATCAATTGGATTAACAAAAATGATTGATTGATTTCATTAATCAGTGAGACAAAGTATAGCAGATTTTTGATCCCACTGACAATAGTGgtacattttgaaaataatttattttcaatttcattattAGGCAAGCCCAGTAGAGAGAAATGCACAggtatttccataaaatttttatgatttaatataatattttataccaAACACGTGCTTAACaaacttttattgtttttaaaaataaaagagagaGCGCGAGAGCAGTGGTTCCctcgatttttatttattaggcTCTTTAATCCTTTGGAAATCACTAATTTCctcataggggaaagcgcgctaccgtcggacgactcaagcttcgaacaattcatttttaatttaaccttttatacagtggtggaaataagtataattccaccccttaatccttaaagaaactcaacaaaaaaagaaatgtcgaaAAAAATTCATACGTAGGCCATAACAtcctttcatgccaacataaaaaatcgacattttgattttttattctaagtatttttagaaatataatagattttttttaggctggaaataagtataattccactcgataaattgagcgctagggtatttatttttgaccgaatttaggttaatatcttttaataatttcacttttaataataattaataaattaagttccattttctaaagttttgcattaatttttgccgaaatatcataggaaaaatgtttaacgaacaaaaattaaggaaaaattaaagtcttggtGGCGATGGATCTTAagaactaagaaaaatgactagattctatcagataattgtcaaatttgtcaatatatccGCCATACACGCCTCTTAATGTACCGCAAGGGTCAAAAATCTTctgttgttagaggccaaaagagaattttgcctctaacagtgctgcttttcagtggaaaaaagaacttttccaCCAAAATGTGATTGTAAAACGATGCTTTCTGTTTAATCTGGTTATGTACTAATGCTTTTGTCCCAAAATTGCATTCGTAAGTGATCTTGGGTCATCGTCGCacgataaataaaaattattgcaaaaaaggCTTTTAACAGTTTCATCAACATGACATGCTTtacaatatttaattcaatatttttacactatttatttcaaatttccagaaaatagctaaaagaaaatccattaagaacatagaaaaaatggaTTGTCCGAAACTTAAGGCGTCCGAAATTAGAGCGCTCACCCctatttctaaaaacaaaaaaaataaaaaaaaaaaaaacaaaaaaacaaatgagctattacaaaattaaatttagtgttactcatgaaaaacattttctaatgcctttgatacatttttttttaatttgaaaaaaaaaatccagaagaaATCTACAGCTTTTTCTCTTACTCAATCGTTTTGCACATGGTTATCCCACTCTTTAGtcttcaataaaattaaaatcaatattaaattaaattgaactaaattaaattaaaattgggatgcacaaaagaaaaagaagagtacaAAATAATGAGgtagtttgaaaaaaaatcccttctGATTAAATCCATGAAAATAAAATggactaaagaaattaaatatcttgGATTTTGGATCCTAAGCAAACGTTCAAAGATCATATTAATTATACTATAATAAGTCATTAAATGCCCTCAAAATACTTTACCCTTTGATCAATAGAAAATCGAAACTCTTCACtcccaaaaaaaagttattatacATTGCTTTTGTACGCAGTATTCTTCTGTACGGTTGTCCCATCTGGGAAGTCTGTGCTAGAACGCACAAAAAGAAGcttcaaattattcaaaataaattcttaaaaattatctATAAGAAACCATAGGACTTCTCTACTATCAAACTTCATGAGATTGCCAAAATTACTCTTTTGCAAGACCTAATTTCTAAGATTAAAGGTAACTTTCTTCTGCAATGCAAAACCTCCAACCACTCGATAATAAGTCAATTACCACTTTAAACAGtatcatttgtataaaatacatATCTGTCTCACATTAAGTCAGTAAGCACCATATTACCTTgcgcttaatttatttttcttaatcttttatttcttaatataattaaaatattcttaacaatGTATTAAAGTTGAAGCAAATCAatgatttggaacacttactatgtaaatattttgtaaatgtacaaaaagtagctcaataaaatattttataaaaaaaaaacaaaaaaaaataagagtaaTGTAGTATAacgccaaaataaaaaaaatcccacgatatgttttcgagcaattaaaaaaaacatatagtTTTCGAAAGGACGGTGAGGGGTGGAGGGAAAATTAGGGGTCATATTAGTTAAGGTAAACCTATGGGAGGGTATCTCAAAACTTtatctttaaccgtttttgGCTTCTATGAGTTGTAACGGCCGGAAACACAGGCCTACAGACTTCCGATTATAAAaatttctaccaaaatacgactcctTAGGCGATAAGGAGCTGAAATATATACATAACTTAAAATTGGCAGTTTCGGCAGAGCTCCTATAAATCAGATTTTCTTATACACTCTGAAAAATAattgagtaaaacttactcgaatcgatgttgaattgactctttttcATTGTGGTTTTCGATTAAgtgttgattttacttctatttaggtgtaatattcggaagagttgtttttaaactttttcctaaaatttacatgacaaaagagtgtaaataactttttaagactgaaaataactcgttttgagagttaaaataactcattttaagagttaaaaaaatattttttggagttaaaataacactttcaaatcccaaaatggatagattttgcaattttatgttttttttttattttatcattttctttattaatattttcttgatctcaagttccctatattccgagagtaatatcacgtatgatgcacgcacgtcctcatgaaacactgttaggcatatttctagttgatgttccatatgaactttgtcacacgaaaatcttcttgactgaagtatattcttaaaacgaaaatacttaagaatatacttcagtcgagatgaaaatTTACATCGAAAAACAGTAAtcattacatcgatatccgacaaattacttcaactcgcacgaagagctgtttcaactctatttactaaaatttacaacgaagaaaagtaacaattacatcgatattcatagagttaattcaactctgccatagagttgttttaactttttaggttttttcttagtgtaggaatgtttttttttacctagaATCCCTTTCGTCTGTTCCGAAGTATAAAAGCTTCTGAAGAGAGAACAGATGGAAATATGGACTTCCTGTTTTTGGCGGAATTTGTCGAATTTCAACAGACTACAGAGGAATGTTGATATTATCATCTTCTCTATATACCACCTGCCATTTTGGAATTCACTTATTTTTTGACAACATTAGAACGTAGggcaatataaattaaaaatttcaaaaattcaacattttgtaAGTTATAACTTATAAGAaaccaaaacattaaatattttcctattaATAAATCTTCATGAATCTccttaaacaattaaaatttttaaagattcgaacaaggaatgtgaaaaatattgaaattttgtgtGTTCTCTCTGGAAATACTATATTTATAGGATATATCGGTTTTGatcaaactcatttt is from Phlebotomus papatasi isolate M1 chromosome 1, Ppap_2.1, whole genome shotgun sequence and encodes:
- the LOC129803321 gene encoding uncharacterized protein LOC129803321 isoform X1, with translation MDFDLMSHDIKHELLDSDPPDFMGEGDWPASPDEFLESLFSMDDTLIPDLDDEEQIKQITTSLMEGDDRISSYSDEPDFPGFDIKPDLDGNNGLLPLSSAASDSGLSSDHLDLEMSPEYEPLSPAMSSPGPSVSERGGQNSPVQQSLRVVRKDVCQGMKRTRTTEEKVQATNVEGKKKKFEVAPKEVKLYRMAPMNGNNNVNIVGTQGSNVTQGKKVTIQLQKSQLTKSPVIINRDHLTNVGNLKKLVRVQNGTGNARSILLPVTLQNVKDVRTIKIINPNGSKTSHPLIIKQAAANLLQQSKQGLVPKNVMVPKEQLLDDSMSDHTSDGESVAWDEILYKPLVSNSAVKEEDLDEDDTDACTESNVAGNKLILTAEEKRLLAKEGITLPTNYPLTKHEERELKRIRRKIRNKISAQDSRKRKKEYVDGLEERVKQCTEENQTLMKRIKMLQSQNANLTSQMKKLQALLSKGTNTAQPATCLMVLLLSMALIAAPNLKLGKSIKETELAEAIQESVTEQNRNRNLLFDSKDQFVGDALVDEDVNFDDLVTSTVGELPPSVFDDETMSPAAKKARFYAELDLDDSTWQPGGRKGEDSGQKIYMGDLLGIREARSPVSVMAGFDKITTDLDVAAVQDKFVFNEPDKVNKSEVTSKFGQKMMVQDV
- the LOC129803321 gene encoding uncharacterized protein LOC129803321 isoform X2, encoding MDFNDKMFNFGEGDWPASPDEFLESLFSMDDTLIPDLDDEEQIKQITTSLMEGDDRISSYSDEPDFPGFDIKPDLDGNNGLLPLSSAASDSGLSSDHLDLEMSPEYEPLSPAMSSPGPSVSERGGQNSPVQQSLRVVRKDVCQGMKRTRTTEEKVQATNVEGKKKKFEVAPKEVKLYRMAPMNGNNNVNIVGTQGSNVTQGKKVTIQLQKSQLTKSPVIINRDHLTNVGNLKKLVRVQNGTGNARSILLPVTLQNVKDVRTIKIINPNGSKTSHPLIIKQAAANLLQQSKQGLVPKNVMVPKEQLLDDSMSDHTSDGESVAWDEILYKPLVSNSAVKEEDLDEDDTDACTESNVAGNKLILTAEEKRLLAKEGITLPTNYPLTKHEERELKRIRRKIRNKISAQDSRKRKKEYVDGLEERVKQCTEENQTLMKRIKMLQSQNANLTSQMKKLQALLSKGTNTAQPATCLMVLLLSMALIAAPNLKLGKSIKETELAEAIQESVTEQNRNRNLLFDSKDQFVGDALVDEDVNFDDLVTSTVGELPPSVFDDETMSPAAKKARFYAELDLDDSTWQPGGRKGEDSGQKIYMGDLLGIREARSPVSVMAGFDKITTDLDVAAVQDKFVFNEPDKVNKSEVTSKFGQKMMVQDV